A window from Thermoproteales archaeon encodes these proteins:
- a CDS encoding DUF167 domain-containing protein yields the protein MSSHYRRIVEEMKDGICITIYVKPESREDKLIIEDGELVFYTTEPPVRGRANAALIRKLSKLFNTSSSKIQIVYGYRSRTKKVFIKGISIEEAEKILESL from the coding sequence GTGAGCTCGCATTATAGAAGAATTGTAGAAGAGATGAAGGATGGTATTTGCATAACAATATACGTTAAACCTGAAAGTAGAGAGGATAAGTTGATAATAGAAGATGGAGAATTAGTTTTCTATACTACAGAGCCGCCGGTAAGAGGTAGAGCAAATGCTGCACTGATCAGGAAATTAAGTAAATTATTTAATACTTCCAGCTCAAAAATCCAAATAGTATACGGTTATCGGAGCAGAACAAAAAAAGTTTTTATAAAGGGAATAAGTATTGAGGAAGCTGAAAAAATTTTAGAAAGTTTATAA
- a CDS encoding CBS domain-containing protein, producing MKVWEVMSINYHKVRLNTLITEARAIFRKHDTRILVIVKNFASEKLEGYILRRDVLTVTSARSNLTVREVLREEPVLLPDMDIREAFNIMSKSNVDAIPVVKSLATRQILGIVTLRDIIAGLKAAGYIPRAQAAGEVMTIRGVPLLSQNSRITKAWRLFVHKGAHGIIVVSDFKNKKPVGIITPKDMIDSGKWYFHRESEKPRALTRVKTVMTRGVIVAYEDTPIEIIADYMIKHDFSLVPVIDEKEKIVGVVTQYDVLRAYLEGRKPERVKIKVAPAPLMVSAEESPIYVSTEQQIQQVLLAREEPSKITGLMAGKVLRKELPVVRIGDTVETVVNTMLSKKVNYVIVVSDEDEIIGVVTKKELLNALGLKGPIWRRRPREKEFIYEIIKTDIPKVEQNATIEEIAREMIVNDVYVVIVEKNGNIEGFVTKDDLVKAFVDIIPEDLRVEHLMTPAGLGIVHPHHSLAHAVRKMRAYYLDALAVADKGTIYGVISESKLPFVALEDAKKGIRSRKLIWVRRIVAAGRKFARYVKITPLLAEDAMEVLNVYVLSMDSIRKAMQLMLEYDVDGIPVKSPSGKVIGIICKNDLIRELARRARIKIPKKIEEVEKRELAL from the coding sequence ATGAAAGTATGGGAAGTAATGTCGATAAACTATCATAAAGTACGACTTAACACGCTGATAACGGAAGCTAGGGCTATATTCAGGAAGCATGACACAAGAATTCTAGTAATCGTTAAAAACTTTGCATCTGAGAAGCTTGAAGGATACATTTTGAGAAGAGACGTTTTAACAGTAACATCCGCGCGGTCAAATTTAACAGTGCGTGAAGTTTTACGCGAAGAACCAGTTCTACTACCTGATATGGATATAAGAGAAGCTTTTAATATAATGAGCAAATCTAATGTGGACGCTATACCTGTTGTTAAATCTCTTGCTACCAGACAAATACTTGGGATTGTAACGTTAAGGGATATAATAGCTGGATTAAAAGCCGCAGGATACATTCCAAGGGCACAAGCTGCTGGAGAAGTTATGACCATAAGGGGAGTGCCTTTACTTTCCCAGAACTCTCGAATAACGAAAGCTTGGAGACTTTTCGTGCATAAAGGCGCGCATGGAATTATAGTGGTTAGCGATTTTAAGAACAAAAAACCAGTAGGAATTATAACGCCAAAAGATATGATCGATAGCGGAAAATGGTATTTTCATAGAGAATCGGAAAAACCTAGAGCGCTTACTAGGGTAAAAACTGTAATGACGCGAGGGGTTATTGTAGCGTATGAGGATACGCCGATTGAAATAATAGCTGACTATATGATAAAACATGATTTTTCACTAGTTCCTGTAATTGATGAAAAAGAAAAAATTGTGGGCGTAGTCACGCAGTATGATGTTCTTAGAGCATATTTAGAGGGCAGGAAGCCTGAGAGAGTTAAGATAAAAGTAGCGCCTGCGCCGTTAATGGTTTCGGCCGAAGAATCGCCAATCTACGTTTCGACGGAACAGCAAATACAGCAAGTTCTTCTAGCCAGAGAAGAACCTTCAAAGATTACGGGACTCATGGCAGGTAAAGTTTTACGTAAAGAATTGCCAGTAGTTAGAATAGGCGATACCGTTGAAACGGTTGTAAATACGATGTTATCTAAAAAAGTTAACTATGTAATAGTTGTAAGCGATGAGGACGAGATAATTGGTGTAGTAACTAAAAAGGAGCTACTAAATGCTTTAGGATTGAAAGGTCCAATATGGCGTCGTAGACCGAGAGAAAAGGAATTTATCTATGAAATCATAAAAACGGACATTCCAAAGGTGGAACAAAATGCTACTATTGAAGAAATAGCTAGGGAAATGATAGTTAACGATGTTTATGTAGTCATAGTGGAAAAGAATGGGAATATCGAAGGGTTCGTAACAAAGGATGATCTTGTCAAAGCATTTGTAGATATCATACCGGAAGATTTGCGGGTTGAACATTTAATGACACCTGCAGGATTAGGAATTGTTCATCCTCATCATTCGCTAGCTCACGCTGTTAGAAAAATGAGAGCATACTATCTTGACGCCTTAGCTGTAGCGGATAAAGGCACGATTTATGGAGTAATATCTGAGTCAAAGCTACCATTTGTTGCATTGGAAGACGCTAAAAAGGGAATTAGGAGTAGAAAATTGATATGGGTTAGACGTATAGTTGCTGCAGGGAGGAAATTCGCTCGTTATGTTAAAATTACGCCATTACTTGCCGAGGACGCTATGGAAGTTTTAAATGTATATGTTTTATCAATGGATAGCATTAGGAAAGCGATGCAGCTCATGTTAGAGTATGATGTTGATGGAATACCTGTAAAATCTCCAAGTGGAAAAGTGATTGGAATTATATGCAAGAATGATTTAATAAGAGAACTAGCTAGGAGGGCTAGAATCAAGATACCAAAGAAAATCGAAGAGGTGGAGAAGCGTGAGCTCGCATTATAG
- the radA gene encoding DNA repair and recombination protein RadA, whose protein sequence is MPKKGKASSKSSIKEDYDTMLDEIEVDKEEIGTVSYDLEDISGVGKITAEKLRNAGYYSLRDIAYASSHELAMVVGSVDRARNIIMEAQKMLGGGRYFITAKEYYEERKNISYISTGVKALDELLEGGIETKAITEFIGEFGAGKTQIAHQLSMMVQLPEEKGGLNAKAMYLDTEGTFRPERIVQMAKYRGLDPETVLENIIYARVYNSDHQMLLVDKAKKILEKENVRLLVVDSLVAHFRSEYPGRENLAMRQQKLNRHLSQLMRIASIYDIAVVVTNHVVASPDVFFGNPLKPVGGNIVAHGCTYRIWIKKSKEGKRIARIIDSPKHAEKETVFMIAEEGVIDI, encoded by the coding sequence ATGCCTAAAAAAGGTAAAGCTTCATCTAAATCATCTATTAAGGAAGACTATGATACGATGTTGGATGAGATAGAAGTTGATAAAGAAGAAATTGGCACTGTATCCTATGATCTAGAAGATATTAGTGGTGTCGGTAAAATAACAGCAGAAAAGTTAAGAAATGCTGGATACTACTCGCTTAGAGATATTGCATATGCTTCTTCGCATGAGTTGGCGATGGTTGTTGGGTCGGTAGATAGAGCTAGGAATATAATAATGGAAGCTCAAAAGATGCTTGGTGGAGGCAGATATTTCATAACGGCAAAAGAATATTATGAAGAGAGGAAGAACATTTCATATATTAGTACTGGAGTAAAAGCGTTGGATGAACTGCTTGAAGGAGGTATAGAGACTAAAGCTATTACAGAGTTTATAGGCGAATTTGGTGCCGGTAAAACCCAAATAGCACATCAGCTTAGCATGATGGTGCAACTCCCCGAAGAAAAAGGAGGTCTAAATGCGAAAGCAATGTACCTAGATACTGAAGGCACTTTCAGACCGGAAAGGATCGTGCAAATGGCTAAATATAGAGGATTAGACCCGGAAACAGTTTTAGAGAATATCATATATGCGCGAGTATACAACTCAGATCATCAAATGTTGCTAGTTGATAAAGCTAAAAAAATACTAGAGAAGGAAAACGTAAGATTACTTGTTGTTGATAGCTTAGTTGCTCATTTTAGATCCGAATATCCAGGTAGAGAAAACCTTGCTATGAGACAGCAAAAACTTAATAGACACCTAAGTCAGCTCATGCGCATTGCCAGCATTTACGATATAGCCGTTGTTGTAACAAATCACGTAGTGGCAAGCCCAGACGTATTTTTCGGAAACCCGCTAAAGCCCGTTGGAGGGAATATAGTTGCTCACGGTTGCACCTATAGAATATGGATAAAAAAGAGTAAAGAAGGGAAAAGAATAGCTAGAATAATAGACTCGCCAAAGCATGCTGAAAAAGAAACTGTATTTATGATAGCAGAGGAAGGAGTTATAGATATTTAA
- a CDS encoding aconitase X catalytic domain-containing protein codes for MFLSREEELMLDGEFGEAVELAARVVVKVAEVLGASRLMPIKSAHISGISYKNIGDAGLEFLKELTEKNAHFRVPTTINPAGFDFNKWKKMKIDDKFFIKQCEIVNSFSKMGARITLSCIPYTFNKPAFGDHIAWSESNAVLYANSIIGARTNREGGPLAIFEAIIGRAPYMGLHLTVNRQPNIYVDFTEVVKVGFSPSLLGYTLGVLVKNGVPFVKPTSFLTNIEDIKLFLAAVGASSSIAMVLLDKYSPEAKLNRCKLETLEKITVSISDVEMSKEKISKALDNIDAFLIGCPHLSCDEIRKIYLFLENRRIIRRLILFTSRDIIEKNKSMLERLEKSGVEIYADTCMVVSEIANLGLKNVAVDSAKAAYYLTSQGYNVSLLNRKDILESVSGDYP; via the coding sequence ATGTTTTTGTCAAGAGAAGAGGAATTGATGCTAGATGGTGAATTTGGAGAAGCAGTTGAGTTAGCAGCCCGTGTAGTTGTTAAGGTAGCAGAAGTTTTGGGCGCTTCACGTTTAATGCCTATAAAAAGTGCTCACATTTCGGGAATATCCTATAAGAACATAGGTGACGCAGGTCTTGAGTTTCTAAAAGAGCTTACTGAGAAAAATGCTCATTTCAGAGTTCCTACAACTATAAATCCCGCAGGTTTTGATTTTAATAAATGGAAAAAAATGAAAATTGATGATAAATTTTTTATTAAGCAGTGCGAAATTGTCAACTCTTTCTCTAAGATGGGGGCACGTATAACTTTATCTTGCATCCCATATACTTTCAATAAACCTGCTTTCGGCGATCACATCGCATGGAGTGAAAGTAATGCAGTATTGTATGCAAATAGTATAATAGGTGCTAGAACAAACAGAGAGGGCGGTCCTCTAGCAATTTTCGAAGCAATTATTGGCCGAGCGCCTTACATGGGTTTACATTTAACAGTGAACAGGCAGCCAAATATTTATGTAGATTTTACCGAGGTTGTCAAGGTTGGTTTCTCGCCTTCACTACTTGGATATACTTTAGGCGTCTTAGTTAAGAACGGCGTTCCTTTCGTCAAACCTACATCATTTCTCACAAACATTGAAGACATAAAATTGTTCCTAGCAGCGGTTGGAGCTTCTAGTTCAATAGCGATGGTCCTACTTGATAAGTATTCGCCTGAGGCAAAGCTAAATCGGTGCAAATTAGAAACATTGGAGAAAATAACAGTTTCTATTAGTGATGTTGAAATGTCAAAAGAGAAAATTTCGAAAGCATTAGATAATATAGATGCTTTTCTGATAGGCTGTCCACATTTATCTTGTGATGAAATAAGAAAAATATATCTTTTCTTAGAAAATAGAAGAATTATAAGGCGGTTAATACTCTTCACCTCAAGAGATATTATCGAGAAAAATAAGTCTATGTTAGAAAGACTTGAAAAGAGCGGAGTAGAAATATACGCGGATACTTGCATGGTTGTTTCAGAAATAGCAAATTTAGGATTAAAGAATGTAGCAGTTGATTCGGCGAAAGCAGCATATTATCTAACTTCCCAAGGTTATAACGTTTCTCTTTTAAATCGTAAAGATATTCTAGAAAGCGTTTCTGGTGATTATCCGTGA
- a CDS encoding DUF126 domain-containing protein, which translates to MKFIKVRAIVEGYAEGPALISKEPISFYGGIDPRTGVIREKGHPLEGKTVKNTILIFPYGKGSTVGSYVLLSLAKHGVAPKAIVNLESEPIIVIGCLLAKIPLVDKPQEDVFKILNDNENVKVIANKENAYICIEER; encoded by the coding sequence GTGAAATTCATAAAAGTTCGCGCGATAGTAGAGGGTTACGCTGAGGGACCCGCTTTAATATCTAAAGAACCAATATCATTTTACGGCGGCATAGACCCTAGGACGGGGGTAATTAGAGAGAAGGGGCATCCCCTAGAAGGCAAAACGGTAAAGAATACTATTTTGATTTTCCCTTATGGCAAAGGAAGCACAGTAGGTTCCTACGTCTTATTATCTCTAGCTAAACATGGAGTAGCTCCCAAGGCTATAGTAAACCTGGAAAGTGAACCCATCATAGTTATAGGCTGTTTGCTCGCCAAAATTCCATTAGTTGATAAACCACAAGAAGATGTTTTTAAAATATTAAATGATAATGAAAATGTTAAGGTTATAGCAAATAAAGAAAATGCCTATATATGTATAGAAGAGAGGTAA
- a CDS encoding uracil-DNA glycosylase, whose amino-acid sequence MYRREVIDVISKEEEMEKIKNEILNCKKCPLHLSRTNAVPGEGSINSLIMFIGEAPGRNEDVEGRPFVGAAGKLLTSLLEDIGLDRKEVYITNVVKCRPPNNRDPTQLEIKTCSPYLDRQILLIRPKIIVTLGRHSTKYLLEKNGITFTSILRIHGASFNLRLDTFNFLMIPTLHPAAALYNPKLINILKNDFNKIKNKLEEITGQREKVGLEKFF is encoded by the coding sequence ATGTATAGAAGAGAGGTAATAGACGTGATAAGCAAAGAGGAGGAGATGGAAAAAATAAAAAATGAAATACTAAACTGTAAAAAGTGTCCACTGCACTTATCTAGAACTAATGCCGTCCCAGGAGAAGGCAGTATTAACTCGCTCATAATGTTTATAGGCGAAGCTCCCGGTAGAAACGAGGACGTTGAAGGTAGACCTTTTGTTGGCGCCGCTGGAAAACTGTTAACAAGTCTGCTCGAAGATATAGGTTTAGATAGAAAAGAAGTTTACATAACAAACGTGGTAAAGTGTAGACCTCCTAATAACAGAGACCCGACTCAATTAGAGATCAAAACTTGTTCTCCTTACTTGGATAGGCAAATACTCCTCATAAGGCCTAAAATAATAGTTACTCTTGGCAGGCATAGCACAAAATATTTGCTTGAAAAAAATGGTATAACCTTTACATCGATTTTAAGAATTCATGGAGCGTCATTTAATCTCCGATTAGATACTTTTAATTTCCTCATGATTCCCACGTTACATCCTGCAGCTGCTCTCTACAATCCAAAATTAATCAATATTTTAAAGAATGATTTCAATAAAATAAAAAATAAGCTAGAAGAAATTACAGGTCAAAGAGAGAAAGTTGGTCTAGAAAAATTCTTTTAG